The sequence below is a genomic window from Sander lucioperca isolate FBNREF2018 chromosome 10, SLUC_FBN_1.2, whole genome shotgun sequence.
aaaaataaatgacccATCTCTgcaaaactgttttattttgtcctctTTTAGACTTTGCTTCAGTCAAAAACACACTCAATATACAAGCAGACTGGATTTGATTGCAGCTATATTTCAAAATCATAAAGAACCATTTTACTCAATAAATACAGGTTTTTTTCTGCCCGGCATGTGCTGAAATGTGGTGGGATTTTCTTTTCTGAGCATATTTACAGTACACCATAAATAACTTTTCGGGCTTtgtcaaaatgaaaagaaatccaAACTTGTATAAATATAGGTTCATCTAAGGACTGAGGAGGACATGGAGAAAAAAATCCAAGAGAAAAACTTGAATCCTTTTGTACAAACATGCCTACATGACAATAATTAACAGTTGCTTCAGGGATCCGTAAGTAATGAATGCAATCAAGCTGGCATTCCAACGGGTTTAATTGCATATGGTCTGTCAGTCTTACAGTCAATCAGACACGATTACTACAGATATCAGGATGGAAAACAACACAATATGTCCCATATATTCTGTCATTTCCTTGGATGATAGTttctggtttaaaaaaagaaagaaagaatgctGTCGAATGAAATCAGGTAATTTTATTGTCTTGCCAATCAGCTACTATGATACTGTGTCCTGTGTCACCCATTCAAATATCCATTCAGGTTCTAAGTGTACAATTTATCATGAACCCATAAGAGTCACCTGCCGTTTTCTTTACTGCATTTACTTTCCTGAAATATACCAAAACTGttctgaaagaaaaaagaaacatctAGAGAATGGCTTTGCATATTAGTCTGTGAAGTTTAAAATGACATAGTGTACGCTTTTATTTCTCCTCATccaaatgcattaaaaaaaacatggagaCCTCTTCACAAAATCTCCATCGcttaggctatgttcacacttggcgtcttttttgacaagaaaaagttgactaggtcgcttttgtagtaaaaaaaaaagctggcagCATTTTGTTTCCATAAAGCAGCAGAGAgcgtcttttgttgctataacaacagctactgctacagtatcctagCTAAAGCTATGTGgagcggtgctaacgttagataaaactaagcggtggagcgagctagacaAAGAACAGATAGAGAGAGCGGTGCTGCTAACGTTCAATAAAACAAAGTGAGTTCCCGGTCATACCGTATAAGCGTATAACTCGCTGTGCTCCGAATCCATTTTTCTCTTGTTGTTATGGAAATgacaggtctggctactccgctTGTCATTGGTCGGCTGTCAAAAAAGCGCTTGACGtagggcgtttttttttttccagaaaagttgaactttttccaacttcaaaaaGGTGCTCCAAGCTGCAAAAAAGAAGTCGGTGGTGGCGTTTAAAAAAACCTTTTGAAAACACGGTTTTCTCCAtaggattataatgtaaaacagacgctggctgcttaaaaaaaagacgccaagtgtgaacatagccttatAGTGCAAAAGGTTACACACACTGGGACGGATGTTAAAGCAGAATTCCAGCCATTTTCTACCCAGCCGTTTTCCATTTTTCCATCATACTGATTGATTTTGATCAAAGTATTGTTCATTGTTTCACTCAAGTGTGACTTACACTACGTCTTACTTTCCCCCTTTTAAACGTAAAGCCTATTAACACTCAATCTATAATGAGACATTGGCAGAAAAAATGATGTTCTGTACTACACAGTACAGTTTTGCTGTAGCATCCATTTTTTTGTTTGCCTTACAGCTGTGACAGAAGTCACGGAggaatgttaaccgaagcattgagaactttgtaagtgtacagacagtttattaaaaagatagattataaagacagtcgcgttctcgtatacaggtgGCCGCCGTCTTGgtagctactgtctttctaaactatctttttaataaactgtctgtacacttacagagttctcaatgcttcggttaacatttagggaccctcattatgctaccgttgaagtgtggtgatatttggagcctttttagtggtagaAATAGcgaattgtttttactttccctgtgccacgaatactagcgttgtaagctaatcagcaacccgtgctagcgtctttcaagctagaaacccatttgattagcatgaaaacatgtcccagagagcgacagagtgggtacacatctgttaataacccctaggttcgttgtgcgccggaattgtcctttaagtttgtttccatccacgtttttatgtacattttggAGACAGTTCTCCCAGTAACGCATCAGCATCAGTTGCCCTTTCAAACTGACTGAGTCAACGTGTTTATTACTGTATTGTTACCATAACGATAAAAGTCTACTAAACCTTAATAAAGACGTCATTGAAAACCAAACAAAGAGGGTCCCCTTACCTTAAAACAGTACTAATTCTcatccaaaccatgatctttatCTGTACGTTAAGCACAGAGACGTTTAGGAGctgtagtaggagctgaaaaatgaataaaaagatgtgtgtaatgttgtaattgaTTGGTGAATGGAATTTATAAAATTGATATTCAAAAGTATCGATCAGGAACAGGTATCGAAGATATGGTATTGGTAACGGTACCGGTGTTACGTGCCGTGTTTTGTTGTTCTCTACTCATGTGTGTTTAAAACCTTGctctttaatttacattttgcGATTCATGCGTCTTCCTTTTAGGAGACCGCTTTGAGTTTCGTGAGTTTAACAATAACTCATTTGATTCATCTTGAAATGTTTTCACCTTTCCCTTGGTTTTCCCTCAGGCCTTATTTAATTGTTACCGCCCTCCGCTCCTAGACACAGTAGGGACGTAACGATCAGTATTGAACATTTTTGAATGCTACCCAGCCCTAAATGTAGCTCTATGTATAATGGAGCAACAATTTGAAGAAAGTGATCGGTATGATGGAAAAACAGGATCCAGAATAACGATGGCTTAATGTTGTAGCTCAGGCTGTGTGACCTGGGTGTCCTGCGTGTGTTAGATGAGCGTTAGCTGCCACTGCTGATAATCACAGAGGTGCCTTTATGTCCCGGGGTCTGCTCTGATGGCATGCGGAGGTGAGGGGTCACATCGTAGTGGGCGGGGCCCGTGCTTGCCGAGGTGCAGTAGCCCCGCAGGCTCTCTTGGTCATAGAGGTGCTCCAGAGCGTAGCCTGTCAGGGAGTAGGCTTTATGCTTGTCCAAGTAGGGCCGCGGGTGGGTGTGGGACGGGTAGAGGGCCGGGGCCGAGGCGGGTGAAGCCGAGCACGGACCCGGCCGCACAAACGGATGGTGTAATGGCAAAGAGAAGGGGGACAGGTCTGTTTGGAGGTAGTCTTTGGGCTTGTGGAGGCGCTCGGGACCTGGACTGCTGAGCCTGGACAGGGGGGCGGGACTGGGCGCAGGGCTGATGGCCTGACTCAAACCTCGACACACCACCGTCTGCAGCGGTAGCGGCCCTTGAGTATACTCGGGAGTGAAGCATGGACCGGGGCCCTTGGGCAGCCCATTGGCCGGCCCCAGCGGGGCATCCGGAGGGCCCTTGCGCAGCTGAAGTCGACTTTCTTCTTCCTTGATCATCTGCTGCGTGGCACGGATCAGCGTCTCGATCTTGCTGGGTTCCTGCGGGCTACAGCGGTAGTGGTCAGCTTGGTAGCGATCCCCCGAGTCACTGGCTGAGCCTCCGTCTGGAGAGCTGACCACGCTGTCCTCGTCCCAGTGGCCCCGGCCTGCAGGAGGACACAATGAAAGCAGTCAATGCAGAGGAAAACAAGATCCAATACTTTAATGCCATTTCAACATGGTCGATAAGTGTTTGGTGAGCTCACACAAAACAAGAGCAACAAGAACCCTATACCTCGCATACAGTGTAGTACATGTTCAAAAACACTTTATCTTTCTcgtactgcccatggctgctgcacctgtattcaccctatGTCTCAGACGCTCTGTTTGAGCGCCTGGCTCTTTTAAGCCCCCCCTCTCGAAAAAGCCCAGTccgctctgattggccagcagTCCGCATCTTGCTCCTGTTGTTGTCGCCGTACAGCCAGTGTCCGGCTTCAACTAATACAGCCGGACTCTGAACACCAATAAAGGCTCATGAACCAAATATGACACAACTGGACACATTTCAGCAGCAGTGTAACCCAAAAACGCAGCTCACGTCACTATAGTAAGCAGTGCACAGCACTTTGTAtagtcaaaaatcgcagataaaggcttctgaaccaaattcTACATAACCTGACATGTTTCAACAGTAGGGAGCCAAGATTACATCTTTCattgccgttagcatgtagctacatgcgacaatgttaacaccgcagtagcttaaaaaaaataaatcactccAGTCCTAcctacctggagcagatgaccaatcatagccggccttctatgattgctatgagagtagaaaaaactgttgaaaccagagCGTTCTGAACAGTGTTCTGAACGTTGGAGTGTCAACTTCTAACTTTAAAGAAGAGATTGTTACCCAAGAATTTGCATTCTGAACATTTATAAGTAAAGGAGGGCTACTGGGACTCCTGCAGCCTGCAGGAGTCCACCACTATATAATTTActtacgtacgtagccacggcgtagatttaacaCAGAGGCATAAATCGGCCTTTAGTCCTCACCGTTGTAGCTGTGGATGGCTGTGATTTGCGGCACGCTGCTGTCATATCCCTCGTGGTTCTCCAAGGAGCTCTTGCTCAATGGTAGGACGGACCGGGCTGTGCCCCACCACGCGTCCCTGCCAGTCGAAGGTGCTCCGAGAAAATAACGCCCCGCCTCACATCGACCACGCTCACAACTCTGTCCTTGACCATGTGCGTGGAGGTGTGTGTAGCCGTCGCTGGTGGTGTGATGGTGCTCGTCAGACAAGCTGTAGCAGCGCGGGCGGGGATCAGGGAACTGCCTGTACACACAGGACGCGTCCAGGCCTTCGCTCTGCTCCAGCAGCTGAGGGGAGGCTGAGTCAGTGAGGGGGCTGCTGCCCCACGGACTGTCCTGGTCCGACTCAGATCGCTCCGTCTGGAAACTAGGATACTGCAGTGAGAAATGTGGGTAGGGAGAGAAGAAAATATATTAGAAAAAATCCTGAGGCCACATTTGAGATGCTCAGcttaccatatatatatatatatatatatatatatatatatatatatatatatatatatatatatatatatatatatatttatttatttatttattttttaatctattattttccctagaatctatattagatatttttatttatttattttaccaatgattcacctcaATATGTTCTGTTGATACGGTACCgctgacggcgactacatcatatccgtttccagcaaaacagaacgaaagcagaaaatccatattatgtacttctttacaaatgaaatagatgttggactgactgactgacatgtgatgtgcatttttttttttagaaaagaaTCAGTTTTTAGAAaggtctcatgatatattgtctctagaagtgtattattgaacttttgtttttgttaaaaaaggaaaagaaaatcacgaTACttaatactatcgaatcgcaatacttctagaatcgcaataaatgaaaatcgcaatacaaatccaatcggCACCCACGTATCGTGAAATAATTGAATCAGGACAAAAGCGTATGGTCCCAGTCCTCACTATATTTCTAGATGTTTGACATGGACATCTTATCAACCTTAGGTATAAGCAAACCAAGCAGCATAAGGCGTAATTACAATAATTATAATTTGTcatcatttaaataattaaataataatctaTTTATTTAAGCATTGTTATGGTACTTGTTTTAATGTTAGCACtgtttctacttctactggtTCCCTATAGAGCGAGTCATCCTATGACAAAATCAgtcacaattaaaaaaacagagacTCATTTGGGTCCGAGCATTCTGGTTAGCTCTGTATACTCATTGCCTATTAAAAAGGTCCTCAGGAAAAATGCCAGGATGTATGGCAAAATTGCCATAGACATTGCGGGTCATGtgacagaaatgtgttttcCCGTACGTAAACATTACAAAAGAAACAACTGTGCAACAATGAAGAAAGTTTACTGAGCCTCGCAAACACTCTGAAAcgaactaacaaaaaaaaaaaaaaaaaaaaataaaaaaagtccaaaGTGAAGTAAACAACAGAAGTCACAAAGAGACCTATCAGGAAACATCCTGCAGCCTGCAGGAGTCCACCGTTATATAATTTACCTatgtacgtagccacggcgtagatttaacaCAGAGGCATAAATTGTGTGACGATCAAGGTAGACAAACTTATtgggaagagaaaacaaagttaAATTATTATCCAGCATTCATCACATTTTACAGATTACTTTCTGGGTCTACGTTGGTTTACTTTACTTGCAGTAGTTGTCTACATACAGTAAGCTAGACGTCCTTTTTCCCAGCTACATCCTCCAGTTCTTAGATCCTGCGGTGTTTCCAGGTTATATGGGATAAATAAACCCTCCAGCAGACATGATAAGCAGATGCCCAAACCATCTCCACTGACTCTTTCCAATGGAAAAGAGGAAACAGCTCTACTCTGAGCTCCTTTCAGATGCCCCCCGAGATGATGACCACAACCTCCCTACGAGGAAAACTCAATTTGGCTGCTTGTATCTGTAATCTTGATGTTAACAACCTGTCTGAATGCTCGAAATCcttgctttgccagactttATTGTAGCGACGTTACCTGTCATACGTGTACAATGTTATCATAACCGATAGAAACTACAAAAACAACCCCCAAGTTACAGTACCAGAACAACAGTAACAATCCAGAATTGTCTTTTAAATCAGTGGTGGCCAACCTTTTTCacgtcaaggacccctaaactgacacaactgaaaccacggacccccatttgataatcctttgtcccagggtccccccatctgataggatttttAGCTTTCAGATGTTTTATTAGAGAAAGCGTATGAAACCCATGGCTAAAATAGTCAAACATTATGTCCTTGTGTTACATACAGTATtgatggaattatagtgaaaataaagtaTTCCTCTTTTTGCAGATGACCCCCTGGAACCcctaagtttaggcaccaaagcgactcgttaagtttaggaaaaggattgtggttaaaacactcccgaggaacgaacgagcgtttcctgggtgaaagtattttgttttcgccgcGAACTGAACTCCGCTCTCCGGCACGAAAGTGCTTTATTTTACGTTAAcgccacgttgtgctatttcactCTGAGATTATTTTCCGTTGAATATTAAATTGTTCATAAATAGCCTAAGTGTcttggcatggctggccgagtAGCACTATatcttactactactactaccatacTAGGTATTGTACAGTAAAGGAGGATTTAAttgttgcatgttttgttttgtttttcatgatcaaaaaacaatctttttttcacaATCGCACCCTGAACTTTGAGACCACTGTTTACGTCAGCATCACATCATGTGTGATTTAAAGCTAAATGACCAAAGTCCAGTAACACATACAATCCTCACCTGTGTGTATGGCGAGAGTCTAGCTTTGGTCTTGGGCCGGGATACTCTGCTCTTGGGAGTTCTGCAGTTCTCCGTAAGGCTGCTGgcggtgctgctgctgttgtacGGGAAAGAGGCCTTGGATGTGGTCTGGTCCAGAGAAAGCTGGAGGCCCTTATACTCTGTCTCCCTAAAGACACAAGCAGAAATTCCATGTGGTGCATTCACAgtaatattgtttattttttgcatttgcaTGTCATAGATTTAATACGGTCTATAATTACACAAGGAGCGATCCCAGTCCCCTGGAAAGGCTGTTTATCAAAGAACACAAACAGCTCATGTGTACCTGCGTGTTTGGTTTTTCtcttaaaaaacat
It includes:
- the sim1a gene encoding single-minded homolog 1-A, giving the protein MKEKSKNAARTRREKENSEFYELAKLLPLPSAITSQLDKASIIRLTTSYLKMRIVFPEGLGESWGHVSRSTLDGVTQELGSHLLQTLDGFIFVVAPDGKIMYISETASVHLGLSQVELTGNSIYEYIHPADHDEMTAVLTAHQPYHSHFVHEYEMERSFFLRMKCVLAKRNAGLTCGGYKVIHCSGYLKIRQYSLDMSPFDGCYQNVGLVAVGHSLPPSAVTDIKLHSNMFMFRASLDMKLIFLDSRVAELTGYEPQDLIEKTLYHHVHSCDSFHLRCAHHLLLVKGQVTTKYYRFLAKPGGWVWVQSYATIVHNSRSSRPHCIVSVNYVLTETEYKGLQLSLDQTTSKASFPYNSSSTASSLTENCRTPKSRVSRPKTKARLSPYTQYPSFQTERSESDQDSPWGSSPLTDSASPQLLEQSEGLDASCVYRQFPDPRPRCYSLSDEHHHTTSDGYTHLHAHGQGQSCERGRCEAGRYFLGAPSTGRDAWWGTARSVLPLSKSSLENHEGYDSSVPQITAIHSYNGRGHWDEDSVVSSPDGGSASDSGDRYQADHYRCSPQEPSKIETLIRATQQMIKEEESRLQLRKGPPDAPLGPANGLPKGPGPCFTPEYTQGPLPLQTVVCRGLSQAISPAPSPAPLSRLSSPGPERLHKPKDYLQTDLSPFSLPLHHPFVRPGPCSASPASAPALYPSHTHPRPYLDKHKAYSLTGYALEHLYDQESLRGYCTSASTGPAHYDVTPHLRMPSEQTPGHKGTSVIISSGS